One window from the genome of Amycolatopsis sp. NBC_01480 encodes:
- the efeO gene encoding iron uptake system protein EfeO — protein sequence MFQSPKTPLAVLAGVGVLVALSACDSTGSASGPAGAGGPIKVEASDTSCAVAANTANAGNLTFEITNKGSKVTEFYLYAEGDRIMGEVENIAPGLNRRLIVEVPDAGKYQTACKPGMVGNGIRGDFTVTGGAAKQNDVNAQKSEATKSYATYVANNTSALETETAKFVDTVKAGKVDEAKAQYATTRAYYERIEPVAEKFGDLDPLIDVREADLTPGQQFTGFHRLEKDLWVTGLKPDSGQVADKLLTDVKDLVTKTKTLQLTALDLANGAKGLLDEVATGKITGEEETFSHTDLWDFQANVDGSKGAIAALRPILQERDPALVSTLDKQFANVQALLDKTRSGDGFKYYNQLSPDEIKAFASAVDALSEPLSKVAEVVSK from the coding sequence GTGTTCCAGTCCCCCAAAACCCCGCTGGCCGTACTGGCCGGTGTCGGCGTCCTGGTCGCCCTGAGCGCCTGCGACAGCACGGGCTCCGCTTCTGGCCCGGCGGGCGCGGGCGGGCCGATCAAGGTCGAAGCCTCCGACACCTCGTGCGCGGTCGCGGCCAACACGGCGAACGCGGGCAACCTGACGTTCGAGATCACCAACAAGGGCAGCAAGGTCACCGAGTTCTACCTCTACGCCGAGGGCGACCGGATCATGGGCGAGGTCGAGAACATCGCGCCCGGGCTGAACCGGCGGCTGATCGTCGAGGTGCCCGACGCCGGCAAGTACCAGACCGCGTGCAAGCCGGGCATGGTCGGCAACGGCATCCGCGGCGACTTCACCGTCACCGGCGGCGCGGCGAAGCAGAACGACGTGAACGCGCAGAAGTCCGAGGCCACGAAGAGCTACGCGACGTACGTCGCCAACAACACGAGCGCGCTCGAGACCGAGACGGCGAAGTTCGTCGACACCGTGAAGGCCGGGAAGGTCGACGAGGCCAAGGCGCAGTACGCCACCACCCGCGCGTACTACGAGCGCATCGAGCCCGTCGCGGAGAAGTTCGGGGACCTCGACCCGCTGATCGACGTCCGCGAGGCCGATCTGACACCGGGCCAGCAGTTCACCGGCTTCCACCGGCTGGAGAAGGACCTGTGGGTCACCGGGCTCAAGCCGGACAGCGGCCAGGTCGCCGACAAGCTGCTCACCGACGTCAAGGACCTGGTCACCAAGACCAAAACGCTGCAGCTGACCGCGCTGGACCTGGCCAACGGCGCCAAGGGCCTGCTCGACGAGGTCGCCACCGGCAAGATCACCGGCGAGGAGGAGACCTTCTCGCACACCGATCTGTGGGACTTCCAGGCCAATGTGGACGGCTCGAAGGGCGCGATCGCCGCGCTGCGGCCGATCCTGCAGGAGCGCGACCCGGCGCTGGTGTCCACTCTGGACAAGCAGTTCGCGAACGTGCAGGCGCTGCTGGACAAGACCCGCAGCGGTGACGGCTTCAAGTACTACAACCAGCTCTCGCCGGACGAGATCAAGGCGTTCGCCTCGGCGGTCGACGCGCTGAGCGAGCCGCTGAGCAAGGTCGCGGAGGTCGTGTCCAAGTGA
- the efeU gene encoding iron uptake transporter permease EfeU: protein MVFSSALIGLREGLEAALVVSILVAFLVKTDRRHALRYVWPGVAAAVLLSIAVGAILTYSTAQLSFEHQELLGGSLSIVAVGFVTAMIFWMRKASRHIAAELRGKMENALNVGPAAVLLLSFLAVGREGLETAVFFYSAVQTAQSDTIQPLIGFVIGIVLAVALAYLLYRGAVRFNLAKFFTVTGVLLVFVAAGVLGYGLHDLQEAGFLPGLTTLAFDASNVLPETSWYGALLKGVLNYSQQTTVVQAVAWVAYVVIVLPLFLKPTKKTVPAPAAAAVKE from the coding sequence GTGGTGTTTTCGAGCGCGCTGATCGGGCTGCGCGAAGGCCTGGAGGCCGCACTCGTCGTCAGCATCCTGGTCGCTTTCCTGGTGAAGACCGACCGGCGGCACGCGCTGCGCTACGTGTGGCCCGGCGTCGCCGCCGCGGTCCTGCTCTCGATCGCCGTCGGCGCGATCCTCACGTACAGCACCGCGCAGCTGAGCTTCGAGCACCAGGAGCTGCTCGGCGGCAGCCTCTCCATCGTGGCCGTCGGCTTCGTGACGGCGATGATCTTCTGGATGCGCAAGGCGTCCCGGCACATCGCCGCCGAGCTGCGCGGGAAGATGGAGAACGCGCTGAACGTCGGCCCCGCGGCCGTGCTGCTGCTCTCGTTCCTCGCGGTCGGCCGGGAAGGCCTGGAGACCGCCGTCTTCTTCTACTCCGCCGTGCAGACCGCGCAGTCGGACACCATCCAGCCGCTGATCGGCTTTGTCATCGGCATCGTGCTCGCCGTGGCGCTCGCCTACCTGCTCTACCGCGGCGCCGTCCGGTTCAACCTGGCGAAGTTCTTCACGGTCACCGGCGTGCTGCTGGTGTTCGTCGCCGCCGGCGTGCTCGGGTACGGCCTGCACGACCTGCAGGAGGCCGGTTTCCTGCCGGGCCTGACCACACTCGCCTTCGACGCCTCCAACGTGCTGCCGGAGACCTCCTGGTACGGCGCGCTGCTCAAGGGCGTCCTCAACTACTCGCAGCAGACGACGGTGGTGCAGGCCGTCGCGTGGGTCGCCTACGTCGTGATCGTGTTGCCGCTGTTCCTCAAGCCAACCAAGAAAACCGTCCCGGCGCCCGCCGCGGCCGCTGTCAAGGAGTGA
- the efeB gene encoding iron uptake transporter deferrochelatase/peroxidase subunit — MSDEGTRVSRRKLFGLAGAGVALAGAGAAAGVGFDRLGDGATAQASTSTVDFHGEHQAGIVTSTQQNLHFAALDVTTTDVGELRQLLRTWTAAARRMTTGQEVVPDGAVGGAAEAPPGDTGEALDLPASELTLTIGFGPSLFDGRFGLAAKRPPQLVDLPAFPKDKLDPTRSGGDLCIQACANDPQVAVHAVRNLVRLGFGVTEVRWSQLGFGRSSSTSRAQATPRNLFGFKDGTNNIKSEDTDILRDQVWAQAADGQAWMAGGTYLVARRIRMHIETWDRETLDGQEQIIGRTKGSGAALGQTSEFDTVDLNVGGAGGVPLIADDAHIRLASHETLKGARILRRGYNFVDGSDGVGHLEAGLFFLAFNRDTRTQYVPMQQALSAKDAMMEYVQHTGSAHFAVPPGLTPTSSWGDGLFA; from the coding sequence GTGAGTGACGAGGGAACCCGCGTCTCCCGCCGGAAGTTGTTCGGGCTGGCGGGGGCGGGGGTCGCGCTGGCCGGCGCGGGGGCGGCCGCCGGAGTGGGCTTCGACCGCCTCGGCGACGGCGCCACGGCGCAGGCTTCGACGTCCACTGTGGACTTCCACGGCGAGCACCAGGCCGGCATCGTCACCTCGACCCAGCAGAACCTGCACTTCGCGGCACTGGACGTGACCACGACGGACGTCGGCGAGCTGCGGCAGCTGCTGCGCACGTGGACCGCCGCGGCGCGCCGGATGACCACGGGCCAGGAGGTCGTGCCGGACGGCGCGGTCGGCGGCGCGGCCGAGGCACCGCCCGGCGACACGGGCGAGGCGCTGGACCTGCCCGCCTCCGAGCTGACGCTGACGATCGGCTTCGGGCCCTCGCTGTTCGACGGCCGGTTCGGCCTCGCGGCGAAGCGCCCGCCGCAGCTGGTGGACCTGCCCGCGTTCCCGAAGGACAAGCTCGACCCGACGCGCAGCGGCGGCGACCTGTGCATCCAGGCCTGCGCGAACGACCCGCAGGTCGCCGTGCACGCGGTGCGCAACCTGGTGCGCCTCGGCTTCGGCGTCACTGAGGTGCGCTGGTCGCAGCTCGGGTTCGGGCGCAGCTCGTCGACCTCGCGGGCGCAGGCCACGCCGCGGAACCTGTTCGGCTTCAAGGACGGCACGAACAACATCAAGTCCGAGGACACCGACATCCTGCGCGACCAGGTGTGGGCGCAGGCCGCCGACGGACAGGCCTGGATGGCCGGCGGCACGTACCTGGTGGCGCGCCGGATCCGGATGCACATCGAGACCTGGGACCGCGAGACGCTCGACGGCCAGGAGCAGATCATCGGGCGCACCAAGGGTTCCGGCGCGGCGCTCGGGCAGACCAGCGAGTTCGACACGGTCGACCTGAACGTCGGCGGCGCCGGCGGCGTCCCGCTGATCGCCGACGACGCGCACATCCGCCTGGCCTCGCACGAAACGCTGAAGGGCGCCCGGATCCTCCGCCGCGGCTACAACTTCGTCGACGGCTCCGACGGCGTCGGCCACCTGGAGGCGGGCCTGTTCTTCCTGGCCTTCAACCGTGACACGCGCACGCAGTACGTCCCCATGCAGCAGG